A genomic segment from Capra hircus breed San Clemente chromosome 7, ASM170441v1, whole genome shotgun sequence encodes:
- the CNN2 gene encoding calponin-2 codes for MSSTQFNKGPSYGLSAEVKNRLQSKYDPQKEAELRSWIEGLTGLSVGPDFQKGLKDGIILCTLMNKLQPGSIPKINRSMQNWHQLENLSNFIKAMVSYGMNPVDLFEANDLFESGNLTQVQVSLLALAGKAKTKGLQSGVDIGVKYSEKQERNFDDATMKAGQCVIGLQMGTNKCASQSGMTAYGTRRHLYDPKNHILPPMDHSTISLQMGTNKCASQVGMTAPGTRRHIYDTKLGTDKCDNSSMSLQMGYTQGANQSGQVFGLGRQIYDPKYCPQGPAADGAPAGAGDGPGPGEPSECPPYYQEEAGY; via the exons ATGAGCTCCACGCAGTTCAACAAGGGGCCTTCGTACGGGCTCTCGGCCGAGGTCAAGAACCGG CTGCAGTCCAAATATGACCCTCAGAAGGAGGCGGAACTCCGAAGCTGGATTGAGGGACTCACTGGCCTCTCTGTTGGCCCAGACTTCCAGAAGGGTCTGAAGGATGGGATCATATTGTgcac ACTCATGAATAAACTGCAGCCGGGCTCAATCCCTAAGATCAACCGCTCCATGCAGAACTGGCACCAG CTAGAAAACCTCTCCAACTTCATCAAGGCCATGGTGAGCTACGGCATGAATCCTGTTGACCTGTTCGAGGCCAACGACCTGTTTGAAAGTGGGAACTTGACTCAGGTGCAGGTGTCTCTTCTTGCCCTGGCTGGGaag GCCAAGACAAAGGGGCTGCAGAGTGGTGTGGACATTGGCGTCAAATACTCAGAGAAGCAGGAGCGAAACTTTGATGATGCTACCATGAAGGCGGGCCAGTGCGTCATTGGGCTCCAG ATGGGCACCAACAAATGTGCCAGCCAGTCTGGCATGACAGCTTACGGCACCAGACGGCATCTGTACGACCCCAAAAACCATATCCTGCCCCCCATGGACCACTCGACCATCAGCCTCCAGATGGGCACAAACAAGTGTGCCAGCCAG GTGGGCATGACGGCTCCAGGGACTCGGCGGCACATTTACGACACAAAGCTGGGGACAGACAAATGTGATAATTCCTCCATGTCCCTGCAGATGGGCTACACACAGGGTGCCAACCAGAGTGGTCAGGTCTTTGGCCTGGGCCGGCAGATATACGACCCCAAGTACTGCCCTCAAGGCCCAGCGGCCGACGGGGCTCCAGCAGGTGCTGGAGATGGCCCAGGCCCAGGGGAGCCCTCAGAGTGCCCTCCCTACTACCAGGAGGAGGCAGGCTACTGA